The Caloenas nicobarica isolate bCalNic1 chromosome Z, bCalNic1.hap1, whole genome shotgun sequence genome has a segment encoding these proteins:
- the STARD4 gene encoding stAR-related lipid transfer protein 4, whose amino-acid sequence MDLLPNSAPLTTKLRNTLIQYHSIGDNEWRVVKKTKDATVWCKPSEEFNGYLYKAQGVVEDVTNRIVDHIRPGPYRLDWDSLMTTMDIIETFEENCCVMRYTTAGQLWNIIAPREFVDFSYTTSYEDGLLTCGISLDYGEVRPNCVRGFNHPCGWFCVPLKDYPSHSLLTGYIQTELRGMLPQSAVDTATSSTLASFYSDLKKALKT is encoded by the exons ATGGATCTCCTGCCAAATTCAGCACCGCTGACTACGAAACTGCGCAACACTCTGATTCAGTACCACAGCATCGGAGACAACGAGTGGCGGGTTGTGAAGAAAACC aaagatgCAACTGTGTGGTGTAAACCATCAGAGGAATTCAATGGATACCT CTACAAAGCTCAAGGAGTGGTGGAAGACGTTACTAACAGAATAGTGGATCATATTCGCCCTGGACCTTATAGGctggactgggacagcttaATGACTACGATGGACATCATAGAAACATTTGAAGAG AACTGCTGTGTGATGCGCTACACCACTGCTGGTCAGCTCTGGAATATCATAGCACCAAGGGAGTTTGTTGATTTTTCTTACACTACAAGCTATGAAGATGGTCTTCTAACATGCG GTATAAGCCTAGACTATGGAGAAGTGAGACCTAACTGTGTCCGTGGATTCAACCACCCTTGTGGCTGGTTCTGCGTCCCTCTGAAGGACTATCCCAGCCACAGTCTTTTGACAGGCTACATTCAGACTGAACTGCGAGGGATGCTACCACAATCTGCAGTAGACACTGCCACGTCTAGTACCCTGGCCAGTTTCTACTCTGACCTCAAAAAGGCACTGAAAACATAA